The Candidatus Nitrospira nitrosa genomic sequence TGAGGTAAGCTCGAAAAAGTGGACGCCTTCAACCTAGAATGAGAGGGCTGGAGGTGTGAGATGGAACAGGTCCCGCGACAGCAGTATACGAAGGAGTTCCGAGAGCAGGCCGTGCGGCTAGTCCTGGAACAGCAGGTGACGATTCCGGAGGCCGCCAGGCGCCTGAGCATGTCGGGCAGGACGCTCGAGCGCTGGGTGGGTCGGGCTCGGCAGGGCCAGCTCACTACGCTGGGAGAGAGCCGACGGCCCGTGACGGAGCTGGAGGCCGAGGTGTCTCGGCTCAAACGGGATCTTGCGGAAGCGCGGATGGAGCGCGACATCTTAAAAAAAGCCACCGCGTACTTTGCCAAGGCGCAGCTGCCCGGTACGCGCTCATGAGGACGCTGCGTCTCCAGTATCCGTTGACTCTGTTGTGTCGGGTGCTGGAGGTGTCCCGAAGCGGCTACTATGCCTGGCAGCATCGGCGTCCGTCGACACGCGCCCAGGAGAATGCGCGGCTGGAAGTGGCGATTCAGGCGGCACACGTGCGGACCCGACACACGTACGGCCCGGAGCGCCTCCAAGCGGAATTGCGTGAAGACGGCTTTCCAGCTGGGATCGGCCGTATCAAGCGGCTGCGGAAGAAACTGGGCCTGCGCTGCACACCGGTGCGACGGTTCACGATCACCACGGATTCGGCGCATCACCTGCCGGTGGCGGAGAATCGCTTGGCACAAACGTTCACCGCGACACGCCCGAATGAGACCTGGCTCACCGACATCACCTATGTTCCTAC encodes the following:
- a CDS encoding IS3 family transposase (programmed frameshift), with the protein product MEQVPRQQYTKEFREQAVRLVLEQQVTIPEAARRLSMSGRTLERWVGRARQGQLTTLGESRRPVTELEAEVSRLKRDLAEARMERDILKKATGVLCQGAAARYALMRTLRLQYPLTLLCRVLEVSRSGYYAWQHRRPSTRAQENARLEVAIQAAHVRTRHTYGPERLQAELREDGFPAGIGRIKRLRKKLGLRCTPVRRFTITTDSAHHLPVAENRLAQTFTATRPNETWLTDITYVPTGEGWLYVAGVKDLYTCEVVGYAMGARMTTDLVRHALGNAVGAKRPRPGLLHHSDRGSQYCAHDYQDQLRQFGMIPSMSRKGNCYDNAPMESFWGTLKTELVHHRRYETREQARQEITAYIEVFYNRQRRHSRLGNRSPAAFAQRWARQQSAA